The Streptomyces sp. NBC_01268 genome window below encodes:
- a CDS encoding right-handed parallel beta-helix repeat-containing protein, with protein sequence MERRSLMLAMGGFVGAWGGAAVLGATPAAAVTGGGTVVDVTAPAHGAKGDGTTDDTAAFKSALAALKAVQGPATLLIPPGTYPIGTGLVVGAGTTVSAYGARIVRTGNNGGLLKNFDSVTPVYGYQGAGSIAVLGGTWDMRGGVFSTQSDAIGFAHCEGVLVKDCTFVDTPSAHAIELNAVRNAAVVNCVFDGHHPGDGASLTTKEAVQITCATEGNLPAPAYDATPCEDILITGCVLRPGTTTGPFGALCGDHWGAKGVAHRRIRVIGNTVEKSGAYGVRVADWQDSVIADNTIRGTASHGVYLNSPQGNALSGITVTGNTLSGIEGGGGISVTVPTGGARHRSVTLSGNTITSVKGEAGIYATQTDGLTISRNTVTTTLRTSPTGNCQALHVQNSPNAIVVGNSVSDVQGDGIGVDSAATGTLVADNTVLTTTGHGISAGVSGITVRGNRVTGAAAYAVRVGGNAAGAFVQGNTVSALTGGASSVAIGVMAGSTDTWLVGNDLTGRGAGVTAIVDSGTATTSVQNAV encoded by the coding sequence GTGGAACGTCGTTCGCTGATGCTGGCCATGGGCGGATTCGTCGGAGCGTGGGGCGGCGCCGCCGTCCTCGGCGCGACACCCGCCGCGGCGGTGACCGGCGGCGGGACCGTCGTCGACGTCACCGCCCCCGCCCACGGGGCCAAGGGCGACGGGACCACCGACGACACGGCCGCGTTCAAGAGCGCGCTCGCCGCCCTGAAGGCCGTCCAGGGCCCGGCGACCCTGCTGATACCGCCGGGCACCTACCCGATCGGGACCGGTCTCGTCGTCGGCGCCGGGACCACCGTCTCCGCGTACGGGGCCCGCATCGTGCGGACCGGGAACAACGGCGGTCTGCTGAAGAACTTCGACTCCGTCACGCCCGTGTACGGCTACCAGGGCGCGGGCTCGATCGCCGTCCTCGGCGGCACCTGGGACATGCGCGGCGGCGTCTTCAGCACCCAGAGCGACGCCATCGGCTTCGCCCACTGCGAGGGCGTCCTGGTCAAGGACTGCACCTTCGTCGACACCCCCTCCGCGCACGCCATCGAGCTGAACGCGGTCCGGAACGCGGCCGTCGTGAACTGCGTCTTCGACGGGCACCACCCCGGCGACGGGGCGAGCCTCACCACCAAGGAGGCCGTCCAGATCACCTGCGCCACCGAGGGCAACCTGCCCGCCCCCGCGTACGACGCCACGCCCTGCGAGGACATCCTCATCACCGGCTGCGTCCTGCGCCCCGGGACGACGACCGGGCCGTTCGGCGCGCTGTGCGGGGACCACTGGGGGGCCAAGGGCGTGGCCCACCGGCGGATCCGGGTCATCGGCAACACGGTCGAGAAGAGCGGTGCGTACGGCGTTCGGGTCGCCGACTGGCAGGACTCGGTCATCGCCGACAACACGATCCGCGGCACCGCCTCCCACGGCGTCTACCTCAACTCGCCCCAGGGCAACGCCCTCAGCGGCATCACCGTCACCGGCAACACCCTCAGCGGCATCGAGGGCGGTGGCGGCATCTCCGTCACCGTCCCCACCGGCGGCGCCCGCCACCGGTCCGTCACCCTCAGCGGCAACACGATCACCTCGGTCAAGGGCGAGGCCGGGATCTACGCCACGCAGACCGACGGCCTGACGATCAGCCGCAACACCGTCACCACCACCCTGCGCACCAGCCCCACCGGCAACTGCCAGGCCCTCCACGTCCAGAACTCCCCGAACGCGATCGTCGTCGGCAACAGCGTCTCCGACGTCCAGGGCGACGGCATCGGCGTGGACTCCGCCGCCACCGGCACCCTCGTCGCCGACAACACGGTCCTCACCACGACCGGCCACGGCATCAGCGCCGGCGTCAGCGGCATCACCGTCCGCGGCAACCGCGTCACCGGCGCCGCCGCCTACGCCGTCCGCGTCGGCGGGAACGCGGCCGGCGCCTTCGTCCAGGGCAACACCGTGAGCGCCCTCACCGGTGGCGCCTCCAGCGTCGCGATCGGCGTCATGGCGGGCTCCACCGACACCTGGCTGGTCGGCAACGACCTGACCGGACGGGGCGCCGGCGTGACCGCGATCGTGGACTCCGGGACGGCGACGACCTCCGTCCAGAACGCGGTCTGA
- the dusB gene encoding tRNA dihydrouridine synthase DusB: MTAFSPLAIGPHIVQPPVVLAPMAGITNAPFRTLCREFSGGKGLFVSEMITTRALVERNEKTMQLIRFDETEKPRSIQLYGVDPVTVGKAVRMIVDEDLADHIDLNFGCPVPKVTRKGGGSALPYKRPLLRAILHEAVTNAGDLPVTMKMRKGIDDDHITFLDAGRIAVEEGVTAIALHGRTAAQHYGGTADWDAIARLKEHVPEIPVLGNGDIWSADDALRMMRETGCDGVVVGRGCLGRPWLFGDLVAGFEGTGQYAQPGLRVVADTMVRHARLLGEWLGDESRGVVDFRKHVAWYLKGFSVGSEMRKKLAITSSLDELSAQLSELDLDQSWPVGADGPRGRTSGNGRVVLPDGWLKDPYDCAGVSEDAELDTSGG; the protein is encoded by the coding sequence ATGACCGCGTTCTCCCCCCTCGCCATCGGGCCGCACATCGTGCAGCCCCCGGTGGTGCTCGCGCCGATGGCCGGCATCACCAACGCCCCTTTCCGCACCCTCTGCCGTGAGTTCTCCGGAGGGAAGGGCCTCTTCGTGAGCGAGATGATCACGACGAGGGCGCTGGTCGAGCGCAATGAGAAGACCATGCAGCTCATCCGCTTCGACGAGACCGAGAAGCCGCGCTCGATCCAGCTGTACGGCGTCGACCCGGTGACCGTCGGCAAGGCCGTCCGCATGATCGTGGACGAGGACCTGGCGGACCACATCGACCTGAACTTCGGCTGCCCGGTGCCGAAGGTGACCCGCAAGGGCGGCGGCTCGGCCCTTCCCTACAAGCGGCCGCTGCTGCGGGCGATCCTGCACGAGGCCGTGACCAACGCGGGCGACCTGCCGGTCACGATGAAGATGCGCAAGGGCATCGACGACGACCACATCACCTTCCTGGACGCCGGGCGGATCGCCGTCGAGGAGGGCGTCACCGCGATCGCCCTGCACGGCAGGACCGCGGCGCAGCACTACGGCGGCACGGCCGACTGGGACGCGATCGCGCGGCTCAAGGAGCACGTGCCGGAGATCCCGGTGCTCGGCAACGGCGACATCTGGTCCGCCGACGACGCCCTGCGCATGATGCGCGAGACCGGCTGCGACGGCGTGGTCGTGGGCCGCGGCTGCCTCGGGCGCCCCTGGCTCTTCGGCGACCTGGTGGCCGGCTTCGAGGGGACCGGACAGTACGCGCAGCCGGGGCTGCGGGTGGTCGCGGACACGATGGTGCGGCACGCGCGCCTGCTCGGGGAGTGGCTGGGCGACGAGTCGCGCGGTGTCGTCGACTTCCGCAAGCACGTCGCCTGGTACCTGAAGGGCTTCTCGGTCGGTTCGGAGATGCGCAAGAAGCTGGCCATCACCTCGTCGCTGGACGAACTGAGCGCTCAGTTGAGCGAGCTCGACCTGGACCAGTCCTGGCCGGTGGGTGCGGACGGCCCGCGTGGGCGTACGTCCGGAAATGGGCGGGTTGTCCTGCCGGACGGCTGGCTGAAGGACCCGTACGACTGCGCCGGAGTGAGCGAGGACGCGGAGCTGGACACGTCCGGCGGGTGA
- a CDS encoding ArsR/SmtB family transcription factor — MLRIHFSGNDLAGVRMAARPDVLWETILSFHRLRDRRGSMVFREWRSEARVRLGAETRLLAALVPGRGYFPDFLTPPQGILGVDEALDAIRATPPGRIHAEVALLGTTRAGRPAVPAALRALAEGASEPLGRLVAALRGYHRAAVEPYWSHIQARVETDRALRGRALLDGGAEELLASLPPMLRWRSPVLEADYPVERDVHLDGRGLLLQPSYFCRGTPVVLRDPGLPPVLVYPVTHCEAPTVREPGLPSLAKLVGHTRSAVLSAIGDGGTTSELARRAGVSLASASQHAGVLREAGLVATLRHGNAVLHTLTPLGAALLGGARTPRETRCYARNGPVTS, encoded by the coding sequence ATGCTGCGGATTCATTTCAGCGGAAACGACTTGGCCGGGGTCCGGATGGCCGCCCGGCCGGACGTTCTCTGGGAAACGATTCTCAGTTTTCACCGTTTAAGGGACCGGCGCGGATCCATGGTCTTCCGCGAATGGCGGTCGGAAGCGCGTGTACGGCTGGGCGCCGAGACCCGGCTGCTCGCCGCGCTCGTTCCGGGCCGCGGCTATTTCCCCGACTTCCTGACTCCGCCGCAAGGCATCCTCGGAGTCGATGAGGCCCTCGACGCGATCCGCGCGACCCCGCCCGGCAGGATTCACGCCGAGGTCGCGCTGCTCGGCACCACCCGCGCCGGGCGCCCGGCCGTGCCGGCCGCGCTGCGGGCCCTCGCGGAGGGCGCGTCGGAGCCCCTCGGGCGGCTCGTCGCGGCCCTGCGCGGCTACCACCGGGCCGCCGTCGAACCGTACTGGTCGCACATCCAGGCCCGGGTGGAGACCGACCGGGCGCTGCGCGGACGGGCCCTGCTCGACGGGGGCGCGGAGGAACTCCTCGCCTCGCTGCCGCCGATGCTCCGCTGGCGCAGCCCCGTCCTGGAGGCCGACTACCCCGTCGAGCGGGACGTGCACCTCGACGGGCGCGGGCTGCTGCTGCAGCCGTCCTACTTCTGCCGCGGCACCCCGGTCGTGCTCCGCGACCCGGGCCTGCCGCCGGTGCTGGTCTATCCCGTCACCCACTGCGAGGCGCCGACCGTGCGCGAGCCGGGCCTGCCCTCGCTCGCCAAGCTCGTCGGGCACACCCGCTCGGCCGTCCTCAGCGCCATCGGCGACGGCGGCACCACCAGCGAACTGGCCCGCCGGGCGGGGGTCTCCCTCGCCTCCGCGAGCCAGCACGCGGGCGTGCTGCGCGAGGCCGGCCTGGTCGCCACGCTGCGCCACGGCAACGCGGTGCTGCACACCCTCACGCCCCTGGGCGCCGCCCTGCTCGGCGGCGCCCGGACCCCCCGTGAGACGCGTTGCTACGCCCGGAACGGGCCGGTCACCTCGTAG
- the ppdK gene encoding pyruvate, phosphate dikinase, with product MSEINDQKFVYDFTEGNKDLKDLLGGKGANLAEMTNLGLPVPPGFTITTEACKVYLESGSEPAELRDEVSAHLDALESRMGKKLGQADDPLLVSVRSGAKFSMPGMMDTVLNIGLSDVSVEGLAQQADNARFAWDSYRRLIQMFGKTVLDVDGELFEDALDEAKAAKKVTSDTDLDVADLKQLVEHFKKIVRTATGRDFPQDPREQMDLAIEAVFNSWNTDRAKLYRRQERIPGDLGTAVNVCSMVFGNLGPDSGTGVAFTRDPASGHAGVYGDYLQNAQGEDVVAGIRNTVPLAELESIDKKSYDQLMEIMNTLETHYKDLCDIEFTIERGQLWMLQTRVGKRTAGAAFRIATQLVDQGLIDEAEALQRVNGAQLAQLMFPKFDEHAKVEQIGRGIAASPGAAVGKAVFDSYTAVKWSRSGEKVILIRRETNPDDLDGMIAAEGILTSRGGKTSHAAVVARGMGKTCVCGAEELEVDTKRRRMTTSSGVVIEEGDVVSIDGSTGKVYAGEVPVVPSPVVEYFEGRMHAGADDADELVQAVHRIMAYADRVRRLRVRANADNAEDASRARRFGAQGIGLCRTEHMFLGERRQYVERLILADTDEEREESLKALLPLQKQDFIELFEAMDGLPVTVRLLDPPLHEFLPDITELSVRVALAEARKEPHENDLRLLQAVHRLHEQNPMLGLRGVRLGLVIPGLFTMQVRAIAEAAAQRIDAKGDPRVEIMIPLVGTVQELELVREEAEEVIAEVRAQTGVDLKLALGTMIELPRAAVTAGQIAEAAEFFSFGTNDLTQTVWGFSRDDVEASFFTAYLEKGIFGVSPFETIDKDGVGALVRSAVEAGRATRPDIKLGVCGEHGGDPESVHFFHEVGLDYVSCSPFRIPVARLEAGRAAAEAKGSDSR from the coding sequence GTGTCGGAAATTAATGATCAGAAGTTCGTGTACGACTTCACCGAGGGGAACAAGGACCTCAAGGACCTTCTCGGTGGCAAGGGCGCGAACCTGGCCGAGATGACCAACCTCGGTCTGCCGGTCCCCCCCGGCTTCACGATCACGACCGAGGCCTGCAAGGTCTACCTCGAGAGCGGCTCCGAGCCGGCCGAGCTCCGCGACGAGGTCAGCGCGCACCTCGACGCCCTGGAGAGCCGGATGGGCAAGAAGCTGGGCCAGGCGGACGACCCGCTGCTGGTCTCGGTCCGCTCCGGCGCCAAGTTCTCGATGCCGGGCATGATGGACACGGTCCTCAACATCGGCCTCTCCGACGTCTCCGTCGAGGGCCTCGCCCAGCAGGCCGACAACGCCCGCTTCGCCTGGGACTCGTACCGCCGTCTCATCCAGATGTTCGGCAAGACCGTCCTCGACGTGGACGGCGAGCTCTTCGAGGACGCCCTCGACGAGGCCAAGGCCGCGAAGAAGGTCACCAGCGACACCGACCTGGACGTCGCCGACCTCAAGCAGCTGGTCGAGCACTTCAAGAAGATCGTCAGGACCGCGACCGGCCGCGACTTCCCGCAGGACCCGCGCGAGCAGATGGACCTCGCCATCGAGGCCGTCTTCAACTCCTGGAACACCGACCGCGCGAAGCTGTACCGCCGCCAGGAGCGCATCCCGGGCGACCTCGGCACCGCCGTCAACGTCTGCTCGATGGTCTTCGGCAACCTCGGCCCCGACTCCGGCACCGGCGTCGCCTTCACCCGCGACCCCGCCTCCGGCCACGCCGGCGTCTACGGCGACTACCTGCAGAACGCACAGGGCGAGGACGTCGTCGCCGGCATCCGCAACACCGTGCCGCTCGCCGAGCTCGAGTCGATCGACAAGAAGTCGTACGACCAGCTCATGGAGATCATGAACACGCTGGAGACCCACTACAAGGATCTCTGCGACATCGAGTTCACCATCGAGCGCGGCCAGCTCTGGATGCTGCAGACCCGCGTCGGCAAGCGCACCGCCGGTGCCGCCTTCCGCATCGCCACCCAGCTCGTGGACCAGGGCCTGATCGACGAGGCCGAGGCGCTGCAGCGGGTCAACGGCGCCCAGCTCGCCCAGCTGATGTTCCCCAAGTTCGACGAGCACGCCAAGGTCGAGCAGATCGGGCGCGGCATCGCCGCCTCCCCGGGCGCGGCCGTCGGCAAGGCCGTCTTCGACTCGTACACGGCCGTCAAGTGGTCCCGCTCCGGCGAGAAGGTCATCCTCATCCGCCGTGAGACCAACCCGGACGACCTGGACGGCATGATCGCCGCCGAGGGCATCCTCACCTCCCGCGGCGGCAAGACCTCGCACGCCGCCGTCGTCGCCCGCGGCATGGGCAAGACCTGTGTCTGCGGTGCCGAGGAGCTCGAGGTCGACACCAAGCGCCGCCGGATGACCACCTCCTCCGGCGTGGTGATCGAGGAGGGCGACGTCGTCTCCATCGACGGCTCCACCGGCAAGGTGTACGCCGGCGAGGTGCCCGTCGTACCGTCCCCGGTGGTCGAGTACTTCGAGGGCCGCATGCACGCCGGCGCCGACGACGCCGACGAGCTGGTCCAGGCCGTCCACCGGATCATGGCCTACGCCGACCGCGTCCGCCGCCTGCGCGTCCGCGCCAACGCCGACAACGCCGAGGACGCCTCGCGCGCCCGCCGCTTCGGCGCCCAGGGCATCGGCCTGTGCCGCACCGAGCACATGTTCCTCGGTGAGCGCCGCCAGTACGTCGAGCGGCTCATCCTCGCCGACACCGACGAGGAGCGCGAGGAGTCGCTGAAGGCGCTGCTCCCGCTGCAGAAGCAGGACTTCATCGAGCTCTTCGAGGCGATGGACGGCCTGCCCGTCACCGTCCGGCTGCTCGACCCGCCGCTGCACGAGTTCCTGCCCGACATCACCGAGCTCTCGGTGCGCGTCGCCCTCGCCGAGGCCCGCAAGGAGCCGCACGAGAACGACCTGCGCCTGCTCCAGGCCGTGCACCGGCTGCACGAGCAGAACCCGATGCTGGGTCTGCGCGGCGTCCGCCTCGGCCTGGTCATCCCCGGCCTGTTCACCATGCAGGTCCGCGCCATCGCCGAGGCCGCCGCCCAGCGCATCGACGCCAAGGGCGACCCGCGCGTCGAGATCATGATCCCGCTCGTCGGCACCGTCCAGGAGCTGGAGCTGGTCCGCGAGGAGGCCGAGGAGGTCATCGCCGAGGTCCGTGCGCAGACCGGCGTCGACCTCAAGCTGGCCCTGGGCACCATGATCGAGCTGCCGCGCGCCGCGGTGACCGCCGGTCAGATCGCCGAGGCCGCCGAGTTCTTCTCCTTCGGCACCAACGACCTGACCCAGACGGTCTGGGGCTTCTCCCGCGACGACGTGGAGGCCAGCTTCTTCACCGCGTACCTGGAGAAGGGCATCTTCGGCGTCAGCCCCTTCGAGACCATCGACAAGGACGGCGTGGGCGCCCTGGTGCGCAGCGCCGTCGAGGCCGGCCGTGCCACCCGCCCCGACATCAAGCTGGGCGTCTGCGGCGAGCACGGCGGCGACCCGGAGTCGGTGCACTTCTTCCACGAGGTGGGCCTCGACTACGTCTCCTGCTCGCCCTTCCGGATCCCGGTGGCGCGCCTGGAGGCCGGCCGCGCGGCGGCCGAGGCGAAGGGCAGCGACAGCCGCTGA
- a CDS encoding PhoX family protein yields MERRSFLRGAVIGTSAAAFGGTLWRGAAFAAPAQPGPGPYGALGAADANGILLPAGFTSRVVARSGQAVAGTSYAWHSAPDGGACFADGTGWIYVSNSEINPGGGASAVRFDASGTVTDAYRVLSGTRQNCAGGKTPWNTWLSCEEVSLGYVYEANPWGGTSYRRDAMGRFKHEAAAADPVRKAVYLTEDETDGCFYRFVPTTWGDLSAGTLQVFKAGTATSGTFTWQNVPDPDGSPATTRSQVSGAKRFNGGEGCHYADDTVWFTTKGDNRVWQVNLAAGTYELAYDDSLVTGGGAPLTGVDNITGSASGDLFVAEDGGTMEICLITPDDVVTPFLRISGQSGSEITGPAFSPDGRRLYFSSQRGTSGSSSGGITYEVTGPFRA; encoded by the coding sequence GTGGAGCGACGCAGTTTCCTGCGTGGAGCGGTCATCGGTACGTCGGCCGCCGCCTTCGGCGGCACCTTGTGGCGCGGGGCGGCCTTCGCCGCGCCCGCCCAGCCCGGACCCGGCCCGTACGGGGCGCTCGGCGCCGCCGACGCGAACGGCATCCTGCTGCCGGCCGGCTTCACCAGCCGGGTCGTGGCCCGGTCCGGCCAGGCGGTCGCGGGCACCTCGTACGCGTGGCACAGCGCTCCCGACGGCGGCGCCTGCTTCGCCGACGGGACGGGCTGGATCTATGTCTCGAACTCGGAGATCAACCCGGGCGGCGGCGCGAGCGCGGTGCGCTTCGACGCCTCGGGCACCGTCACCGACGCCTACCGCGTCCTGTCCGGCACCCGGCAGAACTGCGCGGGCGGCAAGACCCCGTGGAACACCTGGCTGTCCTGCGAGGAGGTGTCGCTGGGCTACGTCTACGAGGCGAACCCGTGGGGCGGCACCAGCTACCGCCGCGACGCCATGGGCCGGTTCAAGCACGAGGCGGCGGCCGCCGACCCGGTCCGCAAGGCGGTCTATCTGACCGAGGACGAGACCGACGGCTGCTTCTACCGCTTCGTCCCCACCACCTGGGGCGACCTGTCCGCGGGCACCCTGCAGGTGTTCAAGGCCGGCACCGCGACCTCCGGCACCTTCACCTGGCAGAACGTGCCCGACCCGGACGGCTCGCCGGCCACCACCCGCAGCCAGGTCTCCGGTGCCAAGCGCTTCAACGGCGGCGAGGGCTGCCACTACGCCGACGACACCGTCTGGTTCACGACCAAGGGCGACAACCGGGTCTGGCAGGTGAACCTGGCCGCCGGGACGTACGAGCTGGCCTACGACGACTCGCTGGTGACGGGCGGCGGCGCGCCCCTCACGGGCGTCGACAACATCACCGGCTCCGCCTCCGGCGACCTGTTCGTCGCCGAGGACGGCGGCACCATGGAGATCTGCCTCATCACGCCGGACGACGTGGTCACGCCCTTCCTGCGGATCAGCGGCCAGTCCGGCTCCGAGATCACCGGACCGGCCTTCTCCCCCGACGGCCGGCGCCTCTACTTCTCCAGCCAGCGCGGCACCAGCGGCAGCTCCTCGGGCGGCATCACCTACGAGGTGACCGGCCCGTTCCGGGCGTAG